One genomic segment of Mycoplasmopsis agalactiae PG2 includes these proteins:
- a CDS encoding PTS transporter subunit EIIB, whose translation MTTGDKWKIAMLTIFTFGFCWLYWRIKNNKVKKLKKGEINRLDSSMDTLELVNLLGGKNNIISASSTISRIKVFINDKTAVQKDKLEQLKYVSGLMISSNNISIVVGDYAKKLCEELNNEIMK comes from the coding sequence ATGACAACAGGCGATAAATGAAAAATAGCAATGCTTACAATATTTACATTTGGCTTTTGCTGACTATATTGACGAATCAAAAATAATAAAGTCAAAAAACTAAAAAAAGGTGAAATTAATAGACTTGATTCAAGTATGGACACACTTGAATTAGTTAATTTATTAGGTGGCAAAAACAACATTATAAGTGCTTCAAGTACTATTTCTAGAATAAAAGTGTTTATCAATGATAAAACAGCTGTACAAAAAGATAAATTGGAACAATTAAAATACGTTAGTGGTTTAATGATTTCATCAAATAATATCTCAATAGTTGTAGGAGACTATGCCAAAAAGCTTTGCGAAGAGCTAAATAATGAAATTATGAAATAG
- a CDS encoding DUF4143 domain-containing protein, whose product MYLEFLNKMFLFDNLKPLAPNYRSSLRVKQLEKKYFSDQSLAYALLNIAAKKLTKDVNLYGILFETLVIRDLKIYTRANDAEVYQYQDYKDNEIDVIIELSGGDWCAKRLE is encoded by the coding sequence ATGTATTTAGAATTTTTAAATAAAATGTTTTTGTTTGACAACCTAAAACCACTTGCTCCTAATTATCGTTCATCATTAAGAGTTAAACAATTAGAAAAAAAGTATTTTAGCGACCAATCATTAGCATATGCTTTGTTAAATATAGCTGCTAAAAAATTGACCAAAGATGTTAATTTATACGGCATTTTGTTTGAAACATTAGTTATAAGAGATCTAAAAATATATACTAGAGCAAATGATGCTGAAGTTTATCAATATCAAGATTATAAAGATAATGAAATAGATGTAATTATTGAACTTAGCGGTGGTGATTGATGCGCTAAAAGATTAGAATAA
- a CDS encoding Mbov_0400 family ICE element protein: MNSNIIMFGKIYKVRNNKNNLPIAINKNENTIGTIKNYKLNRPYVVFYSNDKVYFLPVKTIRNSNKKSTNVDKKNIIIPNINIYGNEAPIGNAINCSVINVMDRELFESLFEKDSKWNNVDLDNEIYYEVMTKLLALVHSNNVKFSQVIGFTKTKTEFIKDKKMNQQIKDDALNFINTYTKLLYTPIYFIDKELSKLPDIYLELRKHFIFLSGLEEDEVNNAIKKPSKTKRQRESKKQAALLDNHQKQEAKDN; encoded by the coding sequence ATGAATAGTAATATTATAATGTTTGGGAAAATTTATAAAGTTCGAAACAATAAAAATAATCTACCTATTGCAATAAATAAAAATGAAAATACAATTGGAACTATCAAAAACTATAAACTTAACCGTCCTTATGTAGTCTTTTATTCTAATGATAAAGTTTATTTTTTACCAGTTAAAACTATTCGAAACAGCAACAAGAAATCAACTAATGTAGATAAGAAAAATATAATAATCCCTAATATTAATATCTATGGGAATGAAGCTCCTATAGGAAATGCCATTAACTGTTCAGTAATTAATGTAATGGATAGAGAACTATTTGAAAGTCTCTTTGAAAAAGATAGCAAATGAAACAATGTAGACTTAGATAATGAAATTTATTATGAAGTAATGACTAAATTACTTGCTCTTGTTCATTCTAACAATGTTAAATTTTCTCAAGTTATAGGTTTTACCAAAACTAAAACTGAATTTATAAAAGATAAAAAAATGAACCAACAAATTAAAGATGATGCTCTCAATTTTATAAATACATATACTAAATTACTCTACACTCCTATATACTTCATCGATAAAGAATTATCTAAACTTCCTGATATATACTTAGAGTTAAGAAAACATTTTATATTTCTTAGCGGTCTTGAAGAAGACGAAGTAAATAATGCTATAAAAAAACCTAGCAAGACGAAAAGGCAAAGGGAATCTAAAAAACAAGCAGCTCTTCTTGATAATCATCAGAAACAAGAAGCCAAAGACAATTAA
- a CDS encoding MAGa3780 family membrane protein: MQNKTTNKNVRWWLLGFGLFVILTTLFYAFSYVIWYDAKDELNKTGAPTQFAVFKGWGSFLYYTYLSNFLLGFALIIASILWTNMHAKKALFISVVSITMTFVVYWALLSYQKSTWTSPLNATRSLITHAINPILGFVALSLIKKEIIVTKLTFTIPVLISTVYTIFAMILFFATFDKIIPSRGAVVYGFLDFKNPYFYKGNKYRSNSYSWLPSLCCFNNNSIIIRNYVKVYL; the protein is encoded by the coding sequence ATGCAAAATAAAACTACGAACAAAAATGTAAGGTGATGATTGCTTGGCTTTGGACTGTTTGTAATATTAACAACCCTTTTCTATGCCTTCTCTTATGTGATTTGATATGATGCAAAAGATGAATTAAATAAAACTGGTGCACCGACACAGTTTGCAGTTTTTAAAGGCTGAGGTTCATTTTTATACTACACATATTTATCAAACTTTTTACTAGGTTTTGCCCTAATTATAGCCAGCATTCTATGAACTAATATGCATGCTAAAAAAGCATTATTTATTTCTGTTGTTTCAATAACTATGACTTTTGTTGTCTATTGAGCATTGCTTTCATACCAAAAGTCAACATGGACTAGTCCATTAAATGCTACCCGCTCATTAATTACACATGCAATAAATCCTATCTTAGGTTTTGTGGCTTTGTCTTTAATTAAAAAAGAAATTATTGTAACTAAACTTACATTTACAATTCCTGTGCTTATTTCAACTGTTTACACCATTTTTGCAATGATATTATTCTTTGCTACCTTTGACAAAATAATTCCAAGCAGAGGCGCAGTTGTATATGGATTTTTAGACTTCAAAAACCCTTATTTTTATAAAGGTAATAAATACAGGAGTAATAGTTATTCTTGACTTCCTTCTTTATGCTGTTTCAATAATAACTCCATTATTATTCGGAATTATGTGAAAGTTTATTTATAA
- the trpS gene encoding tryptophan--tRNA ligase → MIKRLISGIKPTGDLTLGNYIGAIKNFVKLQDEYEAYYFVADLHSLTMGDNNAVELEKRRKEIVVTYLACGLDPNKCTIFYQSDIYEHTLVQWLLTCETTMGELSRMTQYKDKSQSALKQANGTEKIPVGIFMYPTLMASDILIYDADFVPIGDDQVQHLELTKMLAERINKKYQLDLKIPNGIIPKEGARIKSLSDPTAKMSKSEKTLKGTIYLNDDPEVAYKKIMKSVTDSENKVYISNDKPGILNLLNIYAALTNISLLEAEAKFKDSNYAEFKTAVATVVKNELIKIQEKYEEAYKIVDSVTKTGAQKAKEICAPIAKKILSKFGFK, encoded by the coding sequence ATGATTAAAAGATTAATAAGCGGAATTAAGCCAACAGGTGATCTTACTCTAGGAAATTATATTGGTGCAATTAAAAATTTTGTCAAATTGCAAGATGAATATGAAGCGTATTACTTTGTAGCAGACTTACACTCGCTAACAATGGGCGATAATAATGCCGTTGAATTAGAAAAAAGAAGAAAAGAAATAGTTGTAACATATTTAGCTTGTGGTCTAGATCCTAATAAGTGCACAATTTTTTATCAATCAGACATATATGAGCATACATTAGTTCAATGGCTTTTAACTTGTGAAACAACGATGGGTGAATTAAGTAGAATGACTCAGTATAAGGATAAAAGTCAAAGTGCACTTAAGCAAGCTAATGGCACTGAAAAAATACCAGTAGGCATATTTATGTATCCTACCTTAATGGCTTCTGATATTTTAATTTATGATGCTGACTTTGTACCTATTGGCGATGATCAAGTTCAGCATTTAGAATTAACTAAAATGCTAGCAGAAAGAATAAATAAAAAGTATCAATTAGACCTTAAAATTCCAAATGGAATTATCCCTAAAGAAGGCGCTAGAATTAAGTCTTTATCAGATCCTACCGCTAAGATGTCAAAAAGCGAAAAAACATTAAAAGGCACAATTTACTTAAATGACGATCCTGAAGTAGCTTATAAAAAAATTATGAAGTCAGTTACTGATTCAGAAAATAAGGTTTATATTTCTAATGATAAGCCTGGAATATTGAACTTATTAAATATTTATGCAGCTTTAACTAATATTTCACTTCTTGAAGCTGAAGCTAAGTTCAAAGATTCAAATTATGCTGAATTTAAAACTGCAGTAGCAACTGTTGTAAAAAATGAATTAATAAAAATTCAAGAAAAATACGAAGAGGCTTATAAAATAGTCGATTCAGTCACAAAAACTGGAGCACAAAAAGCAAAAGAAATTTGTGCTCCTATTGCAAAAAAAATACTTTCAAAATTTGGATTCAAATAG
- the thrS gene encoding threonine--tRNA ligase has protein sequence MKIEANKQLNHTTSHLLGAAVETLYPNVKLGFGPATDEGFYYDFDFAEPLSENELGKIEKLMKKLASRNLVTVKIDENQYDFANKPYKKELYDELKSQGKEITFYALQDPLNKELVFKDLCAGNHIESTKNIKNFKLLSIAGAYWRGDNKNRQLTRIYGTSWESKDELDKYLALLADRKERDHRKIGKDMKIFTFSPLAGQGFPIWLENGMYIHNEIRNLVLKLDKKYGFTEVLTPHFGAELLYKTSGHLAHYKDDMFKPLLVENETLIPRPMTCPHHIIVYNTEKHSYRDLPIRYSEQSQLYRYEKSGALTGLERVRGMLLTEGHLFVKYDQIASEVKRMYKQIKEMLSIFNIEISYISLSLRDSNNKDKYFNNDSIWNKAEAMLEKALKDMKVNYTKVEGEAAFYGPKIDIQIDTALGHEITVSTIQLDFLQPEKFDLSYIDKNNKEVRPIMIHRGLIGTYERFVAILLEQTKGNLPFWIAPKQVTIIPVNLEENLAYVKKVAKKLLNNDFRVKIDDSDERLNKKIRNAQVSKSKFQLILGSNEMNSNTISYREYGKEETTTVSINDFIKLLKKLRNNYE, from the coding sequence ATGAAAATTGAAGCTAATAAACAATTAAATCACACAACTAGCCACCTTTTAGGGGCTGCTGTTGAGACACTATATCCTAACGTTAAATTAGGTTTTGGCCCAGCTACTGATGAAGGTTTTTATTATGATTTTGATTTTGCTGAACCATTAAGCGAAAATGAATTAGGCAAAATTGAAAAGCTTATGAAGAAGCTAGCTAGCAGAAATTTAGTGACTGTCAAAATTGATGAAAATCAATATGATTTTGCCAATAAACCCTATAAAAAAGAGCTATATGACGAATTAAAATCTCAAGGTAAAGAGATAACTTTTTATGCTTTGCAAGACCCACTTAACAAAGAATTAGTGTTTAAAGATCTTTGCGCTGGCAATCATATTGAAAGCACAAAAAATATTAAAAACTTTAAATTATTAAGCATTGCTGGAGCCTATTGAAGAGGCGATAATAAAAATAGACAACTAACTAGAATTTATGGCACTTCATGAGAATCAAAAGATGAATTAGATAAATATCTAGCACTTTTAGCCGACAGAAAAGAAAGAGATCATCGTAAGATTGGTAAAGATATGAAAATCTTTACTTTTAGTCCTCTAGCTGGTCAAGGGTTTCCTATTTGATTAGAAAACGGAATGTATATTCATAATGAAATTAGAAACTTAGTGCTTAAATTAGATAAAAAATATGGCTTTACTGAAGTTTTAACTCCACATTTTGGCGCTGAATTACTTTATAAAACTAGTGGTCATTTAGCACATTATAAAGATGATATGTTTAAACCTTTATTAGTGGAAAATGAAACCTTAATTCCTCGGCCAATGACTTGTCCACATCATATAATTGTTTATAACACAGAAAAACACTCATATAGAGACTTGCCAATAAGATACAGCGAGCAATCACAGCTATATCGTTATGAAAAATCAGGAGCACTAACAGGGCTTGAAAGAGTTAGGGGAATGCTTTTAACTGAAGGTCACTTGTTTGTTAAATATGACCAAATAGCTTCTGAAGTTAAAAGAATGTATAAACAAATAAAAGAAATGTTATCTATTTTCAACATTGAAATTAGTTATATTTCACTTTCGTTAAGAGATTCAAATAATAAAGACAAGTATTTTAACAATGATTCAATTTGAAATAAAGCTGAAGCAATGCTTGAAAAAGCTTTAAAAGATATGAAAGTTAATTACACCAAAGTTGAAGGTGAAGCGGCTTTTTATGGTCCTAAAATTGATATACAAATTGATACAGCACTTGGTCATGAAATTACTGTTTCAACTATTCAACTAGACTTTTTACAACCAGAAAAATTTGACTTAAGCTACATTGATAAAAATAATAAAGAAGTAAGACCAATTATGATTCATAGAGGCCTTATTGGTACATATGAAAGATTTGTGGCTATATTATTAGAACAAACAAAAGGTAACTTACCATTTTGAATTGCACCTAAGCAAGTAACTATAATTCCTGTTAACTTGGAAGAAAACTTAGCTTATGTTAAAAAGGTAGCTAAAAAGCTTTTAAATAATGACTTTAGAGTAAAAATTGATGATTCTGATGAAAGGTTAAACAAAAAAATCAGAAATGCTCAAGTATCTAAGTCTAAATTCCAGCTTATTTTAGGCTCAAATGAAATGAATTCTAACACAATTTCATATCGTGAATATGGCAAAGAAGAAACAACAACTGTTTCTATCAATGACTTTATTAAACTGCTTAAAAAGTTAAGAAACAACTATGAATAA
- a CDS encoding variable surface lipoprotein, with translation MKLKQLLNLGTALTATFSIPFVAAKCSEDDKKEKVTKPKNEPTKPVDNSKTNDNSNEMVGETNLSNSINSSNSSTQNHFGAETNAKESPALNDLYSENPATPIFKYEKGIKESSEGSKNEGDKVIAGKEAIYKDIDFDISKVKITIDKKDLKDEDLISPKKGSHKQLFFNTYKDKTKVSGKLEKDQKPWGGIAIGSVTGLPKNYSIANADSPLYISKKDKKGTAKPNGFVNVEKDGGNLKIKFRFFKFNKGGNSTVSTKVYEAIIS, from the coding sequence ATGAAATTAAAACAATTACTAAATTTAGGAACTGCTCTAACAGCTACATTCTCAATTCCATTTGTGGCTGCAAAATGCAGTGAAGATGACAAAAAGGAAAAAGTTACAAAACCTAAAAATGAACCTACAAAACCAGTAGATAACTCTAAAACTAATGATAATTCAAATGAAATGGTAGGGGAAACTAATTTAAGCAATTCTATAAATTCTAGTAATTCATCCACACAAAATCATTTTGGAGCAGAAACAAATGCAAAAGAATCACCTGCTCTAAATGATTTATATAGTGAAAATCCTGCTACACCTATTTTCAAATATGAAAAAGGAATAAAAGAATCGTCAGAAGGTTCTAAAAACGAAGGAGATAAGGTTATCGCAGGAAAGGAAGCTATCTATAAAGACATTGATTTTGATATTTCAAAAGTTAAAATTACAATTGATAAAAAAGATCTAAAAGATGAAGATTTAATTTCGCCTAAAAAAGGTAGCCATAAACAACTTTTCTTTAATACCTATAAGGATAAAACAAAAGTAAGCGGGAAACTGGAAAAAGATCAGAAACCTTGGGGCGGAATTGCAATTGGTTCTGTTACAGGATTACCAAAAAATTATTCTATTGCTAATGCTGACAGTCCATTGTACATAAGCAAAAAAGATAAAAAAGGAACAGCTAAACCTAATGGATTTGTTAATGTTGAAAAAGATGGAGGTAATTTAAAAATCAAATTTAGATTCTTTAAATTTAATAAGGGCGGCAATTCTACAGTTTCAACAAAAGTCTATGAAGCTATTATTTCTTAA
- a CDS encoding F0F1 ATP synthase subunit A, translating to MTTVKNEAESNIFQNWINGGYADWNQKQLLSLITVVLICLVFSLYVFIKIKKYAKEDKAPSGIILVMEGYVNYIDNAFDDNTDKRIPKARFYVFGLATFLIIGNLLGLIGLEPVTTSYSIALTFGLMSWLGIYVTGLIYQKWRFFAKYKNPIEVIGQFSPLISISFRIFGNIIGGSIIMVMIYSLFGYIWTKMIPSSPPLPLLAVIFTPVLHLYFDVFSAFIQALVFCSLTTIWWAQEAEVEEKSVKIDEKSNVSSNQIKVKQLKVAQNIY from the coding sequence ATGACTACAGTCAAAAATGAAGCTGAATCTAATATATTTCAAAATTGAATTAATGGCGGCTATGCAGACTGAAATCAAAAACAGCTTTTGTCATTAATTACTGTTGTGCTAATTTGCTTAGTTTTTTCTTTATATGTATTTATTAAAATTAAAAAATACGCAAAAGAAGATAAAGCACCTAGCGGAATTATTTTAGTGATGGAAGGCTATGTCAATTACATTGATAATGCTTTTGATGATAATACTGACAAAAGGATTCCTAAAGCCAGATTTTATGTTTTTGGATTAGCTACCTTTTTAATTATTGGTAACTTATTAGGACTAATTGGCTTAGAACCTGTTACTACTTCTTATTCTATAGCACTAACATTTGGACTAATGTCGTGATTAGGTATTTATGTAACTGGTTTAATTTACCAAAAGTGAAGATTTTTTGCTAAATATAAAAATCCAATTGAAGTAATCGGCCAGTTCTCACCATTAATTTCAATTAGTTTCCGTATTTTTGGAAACATTATTGGCGGAAGCATCATTATGGTTATGATCTATTCACTTTTTGGTTATATTTGAACAAAAATGATTCCTAGCTCACCACCATTACCACTTTTAGCAGTGATTTTTACACCTGTTTTACACCTTTATTTTGATGTATTTAGTGCCTTCATTCAAGCATTAGTATTCTGCTCGCTGACCACAATATGATGAGCGCAAGAGGCAGAAGTAGAAGAAAAAAGTGTGAAAATTGATGAAAAAAGCAATGTTTCATCTAATCAAATTAAAGTTAAGCAACTTAAAGTTGCTCAAAATATCTATTAA
- the atpE gene encoding ATP synthase F0 subunit C → MEKGLIAIGIGISMISGLGVGLGQGLAAGKAAEAVGRNPEAASKIRTMMLVGQAVAESAAIYALVISILLMFAFN, encoded by the coding sequence ATGGAAAAAGGATTAATCGCTATTGGCATTGGCATTAGTATGATCTCAGGCCTTGGAGTTGGTCTTGGTCAAGGACTAGCAGCTGGTAAAGCTGCTGAAGCAGTTGGTAGAAATCCTGAAGCAGCAAGCAAAATTAGAACAATGATGCTTGTTGGTCAAGCAGTTGCTGAATCTGCTGCTATTTATGCATTAGTTATATCAATTCTATTAATGTTTGCATTTAATTAA
- the atpF gene encoding F0F1 ATP synthase subunit B has product MNLFYNLSLKANTLLSAQSGGIKDELKDKFKTLFPTWPMFLATLIAFILVVLILWFLLHKPIKKAMKARQDYIQKNIDEAKLTNDISKQKLNEANKRLAEAYSEADELIKNAKIHGESVIDEYTHKAKNKSKRIIEKAHMEIESERQKMVDDSKSNIAKAAIEISKKIMQKEVTKESQDEVIKNFLKDK; this is encoded by the coding sequence ATGAACTTATTTTACAATTTGTCATTAAAAGCTAATACGCTTTTAAGTGCACAAAGCGGCGGAATAAAAGATGAGCTAAAGGATAAGTTTAAAACACTTTTCCCAACCTGGCCAATGTTTTTAGCCACTTTAATTGCATTTATTTTAGTAGTTTTAATTTTATGATTTTTGCTTCATAAGCCTATAAAAAAGGCAATGAAGGCAAGACAAGACTATATACAAAAAAATATTGATGAAGCAAAATTAACTAATGATATTTCTAAGCAAAAATTAAACGAAGCTAACAAAAGGCTTGCTGAAGCTTATTCTGAGGCAGATGAATTAATTAAAAATGCCAAAATTCATGGCGAAAGTGTTATTGATGAATATACACACAAAGCCAAAAATAAATCAAAAAGAATTATTGAAAAAGCTCATATGGAAATTGAATCAGAAAGGCAAAAAATGGTCGATGATTCTAAATCTAATATAGCCAAAGCTGCTATTGAAATTTCTAAAAAAATTATGCAAAAAGAAGTTACAAAAGAGTCACAAGACGAAGTAATTAAAAACTTTTTAAAGGATAAATAA
- the atpH gene encoding ATP synthase F1 subunit delta, with protein MFIKANADGYALALYDLHKEEKHVSSTYENILSFYELLSNDKEVFSFFNSSKIGLEEKHKIADELVQENKNLKTFANFLKLLISKNNSPLLLQALSIYIRLVESELNILRAKLISAFEIDNQTKIKIIEKLENKYNKKIKLTTFIDKSLIFGFKIVIGNDIIEQNAKADLEKISSLINNKNGDLNG; from the coding sequence ATGTTTATTAAGGCTAATGCTGATGGTTATGCTTTAGCATTATATGACTTGCATAAAGAAGAAAAACATGTAAGTAGCACTTATGAAAATATTCTTTCATTTTATGAACTTTTATCAAATGACAAAGAAGTGTTTTCGTTCTTTAATAGCTCTAAAATAGGCTTAGAGGAAAAACACAAGATAGCTGATGAATTAGTGCAAGAGAATAAAAATTTAAAAACTTTTGCTAACTTTTTAAAGCTTTTGATCTCGAAAAATAATTCACCCCTTTTGCTTCAAGCCTTATCAATATACATTCGTCTTGTTGAAAGCGAACTTAATATATTAAGAGCTAAATTAATTTCTGCTTTTGAAATAGATAATCAAACAAAAATTAAAATTATTGAAAAATTAGAAAACAAATATAACAAAAAAATCAAGCTAACTACATTCATAGATAAAAGCTTAATTTTTGGCTTTAAGATAGTGATAGGCAATGACATAATTGAACAAAATGCCAAAGCTGACTTAGAAAAAATTTCATCTTTAATCAACAACAAAAATGGAGACTTAAATGGCTAG
- the atpA gene encoding F0F1 ATP synthase subunit alpha produces the protein MASKSTDISAIIKDRIRRFDSKIDYSEIGYIVTIGDGIALVNGLDNAKNGEIVKFKNNITGLVLNLEEEVVGVAIFGDANMLSEADLCTRTGEVIAVPVGDELTGRVINAIGNPIDGKGPINSTKRREIFKVAPGVMSRVEVNEPLETGIIAIDSMIPIGKGQRELIIGDRQTGKTSIAIDTIINQKDKNVKCIYVAIGQKNSTVAQITKKLQDSGAMEYTTVIVSGASELAPQQYIAPYSGTAIAEEWMSEGKDCLIIYDDLSKHAIAYRTLSLLLRRPPGREAYPGDVFYLHSQLLERAAKVNYSYGGGSITALPIIETQQGDISAYIPTNVISITDGQIFTRENLFHSGQRPAVDVGFSVSRVGSSAQIKAMKEVSSSLKLELAQYNEMQAFAQFGSDLDDSTIAILKHGHKVYELLKQEQYYPINQLAQTAILLGVKEKIINPLPASQLRRYRDEVIKFMTKELEGIKIGEKIKQNNNALNSSIKEEITTHLVKIVNKIIASLHDYKPEAELPMPAKYLEINNV, from the coding sequence ATGGCTAGTAAAAGTACTGATATAAGCGCAATAATTAAAGATAGAATTAGACGTTTTGATTCAAAAATAGACTACTCTGAAATCGGTTATATTGTAACTATTGGTGATGGAATTGCTTTAGTTAACGGCCTTGATAATGCCAAAAATGGTGAAATAGTTAAATTTAAAAACAATATAACTGGCTTAGTTTTAAATTTAGAAGAAGAAGTAGTTGGTGTAGCTATTTTTGGTGATGCAAATATGCTTAGTGAAGCTGATTTATGCACAAGAACCGGTGAAGTTATTGCAGTTCCTGTTGGCGATGAATTAACTGGCAGAGTTATTAATGCTATTGGCAATCCAATTGACGGTAAAGGACCAATTAATAGCACTAAAAGAAGAGAAATTTTTAAAGTTGCTCCTGGCGTTATGAGTAGGGTCGAAGTGAATGAGCCACTTGAAACAGGCATTATTGCAATTGATTCAATGATTCCAATTGGTAAAGGTCAAAGAGAATTAATCATTGGCGATAGACAAACTGGCAAAACATCAATTGCAATTGACACAATCATTAACCAAAAAGATAAAAATGTTAAATGTATTTATGTAGCTATTGGACAAAAAAATTCTACAGTAGCACAAATTACTAAAAAATTGCAAGATTCAGGTGCAATGGAGTATACAACTGTGATTGTTTCTGGAGCTTCTGAACTAGCGCCACAACAATACATTGCTCCTTATTCAGGCACTGCTATTGCTGAAGAGTGAATGTCTGAAGGTAAAGACTGCTTAATTATTTACGATGATTTATCAAAACATGCTATTGCTTATAGAACATTATCACTCTTACTAAGACGTCCACCTGGACGTGAAGCTTATCCAGGCGATGTTTTTTATCTTCACTCACAATTATTAGAAAGAGCTGCTAAAGTTAATTATTCTTATGGTGGCGGCTCAATTACAGCTTTACCAATTATTGAAACACAGCAAGGCGATATTTCTGCTTATATTCCAACTAATGTTATCTCAATTACTGACGGCCAAATTTTTACTCGTGAGAATTTATTCCACTCAGGTCAAAGGCCTGCTGTTGACGTTGGTTTTAGTGTTTCTAGAGTTGGTTCAAGTGCGCAGATTAAAGCCATGAAAGAAGTATCAAGTTCACTTAAGCTTGAGCTTGCTCAATATAACGAAATGCAAGCCTTTGCTCAATTTGGTTCTGACTTAGATGATTCAACTATTGCTATACTAAAACATGGTCATAAAGTTTATGAACTGCTTAAGCAAGAGCAATATTATCCAATTAATCAATTGGCGCAAACGGCTATTTTACTGGGCGTTAAGGAAAAAATCATCAATCCACTTCCTGCTAGTCAATTAAGAAGATATAGAGATGAAGTTATCAAATTTATGACTAAAGAATTAGAAGGCATAAAAATTGGTGAAAAAATTAAGCAAAATAATAATGCCTTAAATAGTAGTATTAAAGAAGAAATTACGACTCATTTAGTCAAAATAGTTAATAAAATAATAGCATCCTTGCATGATTATAAACCTGAAGCAGAGCTACCTATGCCTGCAAAATATTTAGAGATAAATAATGTCTAG
- the atpG gene encoding ATP synthase F1 subunit gamma: MSSIQSIQSRIKTVQSIRKITHAMELVSYSKLKKAKTAFDEVEKYNLLIDQTFNKIFENISHDDLKELMKSRNNSKSKLYIIVTSNLGLAGAYNANVIKLVKETVTSDDYLIIIGSYGVRALRQQYNEQIINLSDITTSKRTSTLVSKIIKRAFKYYRNGAVSSINFIYTKFINNLVQEELCEKVFPFDEQMIREHIDRKEIDYKLEFEPSAKDVLADAIPLFVDSKLHLAMATSLISEHSARRSAMENATRNSDSLITELDMEFKRKRQAKITNEIIEIVSGADAV; the protein is encoded by the coding sequence ATGTCTAGTATTCAATCTATACAAAGCAGAATTAAAACTGTTCAGTCAATCAGAAAAATAACACATGCAATGGAGCTAGTTTCATATTCAAAACTCAAAAAAGCAAAAACTGCTTTTGACGAAGTTGAAAAATATAATTTGCTCATTGATCAAACTTTTAACAAAATTTTTGAAAACATTAGCCATGATGATTTAAAAGAGTTAATGAAATCAAGAAACAATAGTAAAAGCAAGCTTTATATTATTGTAACAAGCAACCTAGGCCTTGCTGGAGCTTATAATGCTAATGTTATTAAGCTAGTTAAAGAAACAGTGACAAGTGATGATTATTTAATAATAATTGGCTCATATGGCGTTAGAGCATTAAGACAGCAATATAATGAGCAAATAATTAATCTTAGTGACATAACAACAAGTAAAAGAACTAGTACTTTAGTTTCAAAAATTATCAAAAGAGCCTTTAAATACTACAGAAACGGCGCAGTTAGCTCAATTAATTTCATTTACACTAAGTTCATAAATAATTTAGTTCAAGAAGAATTGTGCGAAAAAGTTTTCCCTTTTGATGAACAAATGATTCGCGAACATATTGACCGTAAAGAAATTGATTATAAATTGGAATTCGAGCCAAGTGCTAAAGATGTTTTAGCTGATGCTATCCCACTTTTTGTTGATTCTAAATTACATTTAGCAATGGCAACTTCGCTTATCAGTGAGCACTCAGCTCGCAGAAGCGCAATGGAAAATGCCACAAGAAATTCCGACAGTTTGATAACTGAATTAGATATGGAATTTAAACGTAAGCGTCAAGCAAAAATCACTAACGAAATAATTGAAATTGTTTCTGGTGCTGATGCTGTTTAG